In Nitrospira sp., one DNA window encodes the following:
- a CDS encoding IS5 family transposase (programmed frameshift) — translation MRRYGLRDDQWEKIEHLLPGREETVGVTAKDNRLFVEAVLYRYRAGIPWRDLPERFGDFRVIHTRHTRWSRRGVWKRVFERLADDPDNEYAMIDSTIVRAHQHSAGAKGGTAQEAIGRSKGGLTTKIHATCDALGNPTGFHLTPGQAHDLEGADVLLPGIDADTIIADKAFDADERVIQPLQRAGKVVVIPPKANRTTPREYDQDLYRARHLIENFFARLKQFRAIATRYDKRAANFLGAIYLAASMTWLN, via the exons GTGAGACGGTATGGATTGCGTGATGACCAATGGGAGAAGATCGAGCATCTGCTGCCTGGTCGTGAAGAGACGGTGGGCGTGACGGCGAAGGACAACCGGCTGTTTGTGGAAGCGGTGTTGTACCGGTATCGCGCGGGGATCCCGTGGCGGGATCTGCCGGAGCGGTTCGGAGATTTCCGAGTGATCCACACACGCCATACGCGCTGGAGTCGACGCGGCGTCTGGAAGCGGGTGTTTGAACGTCTTGCTGACGATCCTGACAACGAATACGCGATGATCGATTCCACCATCGTTCGTGCCCACCAGCACAGCGCTGGTGCAAAAGGGGGCACC GCGCAGGAAGCCATCGGACGCAGCAAGGGTGGCCTGACCACCAAAATCCACGCCACCTGTGATGCGTTGGGTAACCCAACGGGGTTTCATCTCACCCCAGGGCAGGCGCATGACCTGGAGGGCGCCGATGTCTTGCTACCCGGCATTGACGCGGATACCATCATTGCCGATAAGGCCTTTGATGCCGATGAACGGGTGATCCAGCCGCTGCAACGAGCGGGCAAGGTCGTGGTCATTCCCCCCAAAGCCAACAGAACCACCCCCCGCGAATACGATCAAGACCTCTACCGAGCCCGGCATCTGATTGAGAACTTCTTCGCCAGACTCAAGCAATTCCGCGCCATCGCCACCCGCTACGACAAACGCGCCGCCAATTTCCTCGGTGCCATCTATCTCGCTGCTTCAATGACATGGCTTAATTGA
- a CDS encoding IS630 family transposase (programmed frameshift) yields MGKGYSQDLRERVIDAVVEGKLSRREAAARFGVSDSSAIRWVARYLQTGARGIIGTGGHRPSKLKPHREWLLHVLEVEPDITLMALSTRFFNERGVKATTGMLSYFYIGEGIRFKKTVHASEQDRPDVAQRRTRWKNQQAKLDPRRLVFIDETWIKTNMVRTHGRCRNGERLRAKVPHGHWKTLTFVGALRLDGLTAPCVLDGPLDGDSFLAYVEHCLVPILKPGDMVVLDNLTSHKNKAVHTAIRKAGATRLLLPQYSPDLNPIEQVFAKIKTLLRKAAERTVEPLWRKLGQLLKTFQPNECANYFRNAGYAST; encoded by the exons ATGGGGAAAGGCTATTCGCAGGACTTGCGGGAACGGGTGATTGACGCGGTGGTTGAGGGGAAGCTGTCGCGGCGGGAAGCAGCAGCACGCTTTGGCGTGAGTGACTCGTCAGCGATCCGGTGGGTTGCCCGCTACCTGCAAACGGGGGCACGGGGGATCATTGGCACCGGCGGCCACCGCCCATCGAAACTGAAGCCGCACCGGGAGTGGCTGTTACACGTGCTGGAGGTTGAACCGGACATCACCCTGATGGCGTTGTCGACGCGGTTCTTCAACGAGCGTGGTGTGAAGGCGACAACGGGGATGCTGTCGTATTTTTATATCGGCGAAGGGATCCGCTTT AAAAAAACCGTCCACGCCAGCGAACAGGATCGGCCGGATGTCGCTCAGCGCCGCACGCGCTGGAAGAACCAGCAGGCGAAGCTCGATCCCCGGCGCCTGGTGTTCATCGATGAGACCTGGATCAAAACGAACATGGTGCGCACACATGGCCGCTGTCGTAACGGCGAGCGCCTGCGAGCCAAGGTGCCGCATGGGCACTGGAAAACCCTGACGTTCGTGGGGGCGCTGCGCCTAGACGGCCTGACCGCGCCGTGTGTTCTCGACGGCCCTCTCGATGGTGATAGCTTCCTGGCTTATGTCGAGCATTGTCTGGTCCCGATCCTGAAGCCTGGTGACATGGTCGTCCTCGACAACCTCACCAGCCACAAGAACAAGGCTGTCCACACCGCCATCCGCAAGGCTGGGGCAACCCGCCTCCTGCTCCCTCAATACTCCCCCGACCTCAACCCGATCGAACAGGTCTTCGCCAAGATCAAGACGCTTCTGCGGAAGGCCGCTGAACGAACGGTCGAACCCCTGTGGAGGAAACTCGGCCAGCTTCTCAAAACCTTCCAGCCCAACGAGTGCGCCAACTACTTCAGGAATGCGGGCTATGCATCAACCTAA
- the asnB gene encoding asparagine synthase (glutamine-hydrolyzing) has product MGALPTGSREQRTVRENISMCGILGVLYHGSLETPDQERLEASARLLHHRGPDHQAIFAGEGIGLVHTRLALLDLNPRSNQPFWDSTARYVLAYNGEIYNYLELRAELEARGVQFRTTSDTEVLLECLIHQGVDATLPRLEGMFAFALYDKEERSLVLARDRFGIKPLHVCATEDQFVFASEIGAMRPWVPFRADALTISSYIQGFGGPTQGHTFYQNIRIVPPGTTVSVSSDGHAHWRRFWHMSDFWDQAEVERLRHLRPKQVVDAVEEVLLESVRGQLVADAPVGALCSGGVDSSLTMAMAARFHNHLAIFHANVIGPHSEYEAAAKLAKHLRLDLKTVAVVDQDSIDSIPEVIRHYGHPFTYHLNSVPFLMVSKLVRDHRVKAILSGEGADECYVGYPWLIFNLRAAVVRSLLELPRVSWHLARGLARRLIGRAMPAVVSEDDSTVVQGLHNRFERDMEKAELRSAVRDKTGREPTDQDLVTVNYLSYHLRTLLHRNDCLGMAASIESRFPFLDSRLVRLAVNMPYNLKVRFSPSAVARGHYFLRDKWVLREVAARYLPPELAYRKKMGFPTNAQYRMKIRPELFAGSFVADLFELTDREVRHLLERGSQQLRLRLLHLEMWARVCLEGPPIDRMSSRLKDHVSMQTRP; this is encoded by the coding sequence ATGGGCGCGTTGCCGACTGGAAGCCGCGAGCAGCGTACTGTACGGGAGAATATCTCGATGTGCGGAATCCTTGGAGTGCTGTACCACGGGTCGCTTGAAACGCCGGACCAAGAACGCCTGGAGGCCTCCGCGCGCTTGCTCCACCATCGCGGCCCCGATCATCAGGCGATCTTCGCTGGCGAAGGGATTGGACTCGTTCACACCCGCCTCGCCCTCCTGGATCTCAACCCACGCAGCAATCAGCCCTTTTGGGATAGTACAGCTCGGTACGTGCTCGCATATAATGGCGAGATCTACAACTATCTTGAACTGCGCGCTGAGTTGGAGGCTCGAGGTGTCCAGTTCAGGACGACAAGCGACACCGAGGTCCTTCTCGAGTGCCTCATCCACCAGGGCGTGGATGCAACCCTACCGAGGCTCGAGGGGATGTTTGCCTTTGCTCTCTATGACAAGGAGGAGCGCTCGCTCGTCCTCGCTCGCGACCGCTTCGGAATCAAACCCCTGCACGTCTGCGCGACGGAGGACCAATTCGTCTTCGCATCGGAGATCGGTGCGATGCGCCCGTGGGTGCCGTTTCGGGCGGATGCGCTCACCATCTCGTCCTATATCCAAGGCTTCGGTGGGCCCACACAGGGGCATACGTTCTACCAGAACATCCGGATCGTGCCGCCGGGAACGACAGTGAGTGTCTCAAGCGACGGCCACGCCCATTGGCGCCGCTTCTGGCACATGAGCGACTTCTGGGATCAGGCCGAGGTGGAACGACTCAGGCACCTCAGGCCGAAGCAGGTCGTCGACGCGGTGGAGGAGGTCCTCCTCGAGAGTGTGCGAGGTCAGCTGGTCGCGGATGCGCCGGTGGGCGCTCTCTGCAGCGGTGGCGTCGACTCCTCGCTCACCATGGCCATGGCCGCACGGTTTCATAACCACCTGGCCATCTTTCACGCGAACGTGATCGGCCCACACAGTGAGTACGAAGCGGCGGCAAAGCTTGCGAAGCATCTGAGGCTGGATCTGAAGACGGTTGCAGTCGTCGACCAGGACAGCATCGACAGCATACCGGAAGTCATCCGGCACTACGGTCATCCCTTCACCTATCATCTCAACTCGGTACCTTTTCTCATGGTATCAAAGCTGGTGCGCGACCACCGGGTCAAAGCGATCCTGTCTGGAGAAGGGGCGGACGAGTGCTATGTCGGGTATCCATGGCTGATCTTCAACCTACGCGCGGCCGTAGTGCGATCCCTGTTGGAGCTACCGCGTGTATCGTGGCATCTGGCGAGAGGCTTGGCGAGACGGCTGATCGGACGAGCGATGCCAGCAGTAGTTTCCGAGGACGATTCCACGGTCGTACAGGGACTGCACAATCGATTCGAGAGGGACATGGAGAAAGCCGAACTCAGGAGCGCGGTGCGGGACAAGACCGGACGGGAGCCGACGGACCAAGACCTTGTGACGGTTAATTACTTAAGCTACCACCTGCGGACGCTCTTGCATCGGAACGATTGCCTGGGAATGGCGGCGAGTATCGAATCGCGATTCCCCTTCTTGGACAGCCGCTTGGTGAGACTCGCCGTCAACATGCCCTACAACCTCAAAGTCAGGTTCTCTCCTTCAGCAGTGGCGCGAGGGCATTACTTCCTGCGCGACAAATGGGTGCTGCGGGAAGTTGCGGCGCGCTATCTGCCCCCAGAACTGGCGTATCGCAAGAAAATGGGTTTCCCGACCAACGCGCAGTATCGGATGAAGATACGCCCGGAGCTGTTCGCAGGGTCTTTCGTAGCGGACCTCTTCGAATTGACCGACCGTGAGGTTCGGCACCTCCTGGAGCGGGGCAGCCAGCAGCTGCGGCTAAGACTTTTGCACCTTGAGATGTGGGCACGTGTGTGCCTTGAAGGTCCGCCGATCGATCGGATGAGCTCCCGGCTCAAGGATCACGTGAGCATGCAAACACGCCCGTGA
- a CDS encoding IS630 transposase-related protein encodes MRCSSDLRQRVVDFVRSGGSKAEAARRFKVGEASVYRWLKPGGLAYKRPGPQRPHKLDWDALRRHVEVHPDRTQAERARHFQVSRHCIWNALHKLALTHKKKDRVPGARSAATETIPAPARAVLSPWQTTRPYR; translated from the coding sequence ATGAGATGCTCATCAGATTTGCGCCAACGGGTCGTGGATTTTGTCCGGAGTGGTGGCAGCAAGGCCGAGGCGGCTCGGCGATTCAAGGTGGGCGAGGCCAGCGTCTACCGCTGGCTCAAGCCCGGCGGCCTAGCATACAAGCGTCCCGGCCCACAACGACCCCACAAACTGGATTGGGACGCCTTGCGTCGTCATGTGGAAGTCCATCCCGATCGGACACAAGCGGAGCGAGCACGGCATTTCCAGGTGTCCCGGCATTGCATCTGGAACGCACTCCACAAACTGGCGTTGACCCATAAAAAAAAGGATCGGGTACCAGGAGCGCGATCCGCAGCAACGGAAACAATTCCTGCGCCTGCGCGAGCGGTTCTTTCGCCGTGGCAAACGACCCGTCCATATCGATGA
- a CDS encoding IS630 family transposase: MRERFFRRGKRPVHIDECGFASSTARRYGYAPKGHRVDGLVSGQRRPRTSLIAARMDGRFEEPLLFEGTCDTVVFNTWLKTRLCPRLNAQHLVIMDNAAFHTSSETAALIEATGATLLFLPPYSPDFNPIEQDFAALKKRREYHETATLDQIVKAYS, from the coding sequence CTGCGCGAGCGGTTCTTTCGCCGTGGCAAACGACCCGTCCATATCGATGAATGCGGGTTTGCGTCGTCGACGGCGCGGCGGTATGGGTACGCACCGAAGGGTCACCGCGTGGACGGCCTGGTCTCCGGGCAGCGCCGGCCACGGACCTCGCTGATTGCGGCCCGTATGGATGGGCGATTCGAAGAACCACTGCTGTTTGAGGGGACGTGCGATACGGTGGTCTTCAACACCTGGCTCAAGACGAGGCTGTGCCCGCGTCTCAATGCCCAGCACCTCGTGATCATGGACAACGCGGCCTTTCACACATCGTCGGAGACGGCGGCGCTCATCGAGGCCACCGGCGCCACGCTGCTGTTCCTGCCGCCGTACTCTCCCGACTTTAACCCGATCGAACAGGACTTCGCTGCCCTCAAGAAACGCAGGGAATACCATGAAACCGCTACCCTCGATCAGATCGTGAAGGCCTATTCATAA
- a CDS encoding glycosyl transferase family 2 has protein sequence MGHVVRAVGAGLAKYFHGHRAVLVNADGGSTDDTAAIVAHTMVDLEPLFISDRQSTLHRIITPYYGIPGKGSAFRTIFEVARRLKVTACAVVDSDVRSITPEWMELLLHPIIKEGYDYVAPYYRRHKYDGTITNSIAYPLTRALYGQEVRQPIGGDFGFTGALAQHYLEKHVWESDVARFGIDIWMTTEAITSGAKVCQSFLGAKIHDPKDPAADLSSMLRQVVGALFALMEAHAPSWLPVTGSRKIPLFGFQYEVGVEPVNVNVERMVDLFHLGLTDLYDIWARILSEDALDHLSRLRDVPIRDFRIPDSLWAQVIYDAALAHHRSVLPQEHLLKALTPLYLGKTASFVMDSQGLTTAEAEHLIEALCRTFEKQKEYLVARWPQSQDAREVIGAAHVRPERSQP, from the coding sequence GTGGGACATGTCGTTCGGGCCGTCGGAGCCGGTCTGGCAAAATACTTTCACGGCCATCGTGCCGTCCTGGTGAATGCCGACGGCGGCTCCACTGACGATACCGCGGCTATCGTCGCCCATACCATGGTCGATCTGGAACCCCTCTTCATCAGCGATCGACAGAGCACGCTGCACCGAATCATCACGCCCTATTACGGAATCCCCGGCAAGGGCAGCGCGTTTCGCACGATTTTCGAGGTCGCTCGACGGCTCAAAGTCACGGCCTGTGCCGTCGTCGACTCGGACGTCCGCAGCATCACACCCGAGTGGATGGAACTGCTCCTTCATCCGATCATCAAAGAAGGATACGACTATGTGGCTCCGTATTACCGACGCCACAAATATGACGGCACCATCACCAACAGCATCGCCTATCCCCTTACCAGAGCCCTCTATGGACAGGAAGTCCGTCAGCCGATCGGCGGAGACTTCGGATTCACCGGAGCACTGGCCCAACACTATCTCGAGAAACATGTCTGGGAGTCCGATGTCGCGCGCTTCGGGATCGACATCTGGATGACGACCGAAGCCATTACGAGCGGGGCCAAGGTGTGTCAGAGTTTTCTCGGGGCCAAGATTCATGATCCCAAGGATCCTGCCGCCGATCTCTCCTCCATGTTGCGACAGGTGGTGGGCGCCTTGTTCGCCTTGATGGAAGCCCATGCTCCCAGCTGGCTTCCCGTCACAGGTTCGCGAAAGATACCTCTCTTCGGCTTCCAGTATGAGGTGGGAGTTGAGCCGGTGAACGTCAATGTCGAACGGATGGTGGATTTGTTTCATCTCGGGCTTACGGACCTATACGATATTTGGGCACGCATTCTCTCCGAAGACGCACTGGACCACCTGTCCCGTCTTCGGGATGTCCCCATACGTGACTTCCGCATTCCTGATTCGCTCTGGGCCCAGGTTATTTATGATGCGGCCCTCGCGCATCATCGGAGCGTGCTCCCACAAGAACATCTCTTGAAGGCTCTGACCCCTCTCTATTTAGGGAAGACTGCGTCATTCGTGATGGATAGTCAGGGGTTGACAACGGCAGAGGCCGAACACCTGATTGAAGCGCTCTGCCGAACGTTCGAGAAACAGAAAGAATACCTTGTCGCACGTTGGCCTCAGTCTCAAGACGCGCGCGAAGTCATCGGCGCTGCCCACGTGAGGCCTGAAAGGAGCCAGCCATGA
- the cynS gene encoding cyanase, which yields MEKEAIRSKVKAARLGKKLMIADVAKALGKNPTFVAAALNGNHRFTPDEAAKVGKLLDLDNEVIQSLSGFPVRTDLPNMTDPFKYRLLEIVGVYGDSLREVANEMFGDGIMSAIDFTVDMEKVTGSQGETRCKITLNGNGLGISRSEGDAASEVFHRAAVLGRVIN from the coding sequence ATGGAAAAAGAAGCGATACGCAGCAAGGTCAAGGCCGCTCGGCTCGGGAAGAAACTCATGATCGCGGACGTCGCGAAAGCCCTCGGCAAGAACCCAACGTTCGTGGCGGCGGCCTTGAATGGTAATCACCGATTTACCCCGGACGAAGCGGCGAAGGTCGGCAAGCTTTTGGATTTGGACAACGAGGTCATTCAGTCCTTGAGCGGCTTTCCGGTACGTACGGATCTGCCCAACATGACGGACCCGTTCAAGTACCGGTTACTCGAAATTGTCGGCGTATACGGCGATTCTTTGCGTGAGGTGGCCAACGAGATGTTCGGCGACGGCATCATGAGCGCGATCGATTTCACGGTGGACATGGAAAAGGTCACCGGCAGCCAGGGTGAAACCCGCTGCAAAATCACGCTGAACGGCAATGGCTTGGGTATAAGTCGTTCTGAGGGAGACGCGGCATCTGAAGTGTTTCATCGTGCAGCTGTTCTAGGGCGTGTCATCAATTAA
- a CDS encoding CsgG/HfaB family protein: protein MKRTVAALLSVLLVGGCGVLVPYIYDAQTLRDRLVVSMSKEQVLKQLGKPNRVVQNEGQQTIWEYRFYPEGDWTAYVIHCPFFPNCYFPGEAGHPYYVVLQDNQLCLWGTPEVVRPLLGLVCGPTVPLDGQEHVRGDLRISVIPVFMPPPIVPLPQRLAIMPVDGSSDVEISSWLDLTLNFLRTRHRDLVLVEREDLQAVLEEMGIQYGGHVDDETSIHIGRLLGADSLLIYRMILPKGMPLSAAVELRLFQVESGTTLFRQMVSGSQTPPVPVAARTQRSAKPDSLINRLLLQETATYGLAALTAAFGDNPLGLVPDYTWSGQGIKVLDVLQGGPGFRAGIKSGDQIVESDDRPVGSWSDPVTLPAQLTVRHNGVPIEMSVR, encoded by the coding sequence ATGAAACGGACTGTGGCCGCCCTGCTGTCGGTTCTGCTGGTGGGAGGGTGCGGCGTCCTCGTTCCATATATCTATGATGCCCAAACACTACGGGATCGGTTGGTCGTATCGATGTCGAAGGAACAAGTCCTGAAGCAGTTGGGCAAACCGAATCGTGTCGTCCAGAATGAGGGGCAGCAGACCATTTGGGAATATCGGTTCTATCCAGAGGGCGATTGGACTGCCTATGTGATCCATTGTCCGTTTTTCCCAAACTGCTACTTTCCGGGCGAAGCGGGGCATCCGTATTATGTCGTGTTGCAGGACAATCAATTGTGCCTCTGGGGAACGCCTGAGGTCGTCCGGCCCCTGCTGGGGCTGGTCTGTGGGCCTACTGTTCCGCTCGATGGACAAGAGCATGTCCGTGGAGACCTTCGCATTTCGGTGATTCCGGTATTCATGCCTCCTCCCATCGTGCCCCTGCCGCAGCGTTTAGCCATCATGCCTGTCGACGGGTCGTCTGATGTCGAAATCAGCTCATGGCTCGATCTGACCTTGAATTTCCTGCGCACACGCCATCGAGACTTGGTGCTGGTGGAACGAGAGGATCTGCAGGCGGTGCTGGAGGAGATGGGCATCCAATACGGCGGCCATGTCGATGACGAAACGTCGATCCATATCGGGAGGCTTCTCGGCGCGGACAGTTTGCTGATCTATCGAATGATCCTACCGAAGGGTATGCCATTGTCGGCAGCGGTCGAACTCCGCCTCTTCCAGGTTGAAAGCGGAACCACTCTGTTCCGCCAAATGGTTTCGGGAAGCCAAACGCCGCCCGTACCGGTCGCAGCCAGGACCCAGCGTTCCGCCAAGCCTGACTCTCTCATCAATCGTCTCTTGCTCCAAGAAACCGCCACCTATGGATTGGCTGCGCTCACGGCTGCCTTCGGCGATAATCCATTAGGACTGGTGCCGGACTACACTTGGTCGGGGCAGGGCATAAAAGTACTGGACGTCCTTCAAGGGGGACCGGGCTTCCGTGCCGGAATCAAGTCGGGTGATCAAATCGTGGAGTCCGACGATCGACCGGTCGGGAGCTGGTCGGATCCGGTCACACTCCCGGCGCAGTTGACCGTCAGGCATAACGGGGTCCCCATCGAGATGTCTGTCAGATGA
- a CDS encoding thiamine pyrophosphate-binding protein, with amino-acid sequence MSTHATIGSAVLDRLHRLGVRHIFGIPGDYVLSLYQLIEASPIKQIGTTREDSAGFAADAYARINGIGALCVTYCVGGLNTVNAIACAYAERSPVVLLTGSPGLSERTRTPYLHHMVRDFSTQREVFERMTVAAVTLDDPLTAEREMDQAFAALLRYRRPIYIEIPRDMVHCPLTGGMKPFRIEDTPSDPAALEEAIGEVRLMLASAKKPAMLVGAEVGRFGLQDDLARLVERLNIPVASTLLGKSIIREDHPLYVGVYGGLIGRDDVQRFINDSDCLLILGSILSDVEDLDVTSPLLSEGRTIHATADRVAIKHHRYESIKFQDFVQGLVKSPLPSFSHFQRSLPSQTGVASSPPNLDAPVTLEGLFRHLDTMLTEKTVVIADVGESLFAAADLHVRHRFEFLSPAYYTSMGFAVPAALGASFADPSLRSIVLVGDGAFQMTGTELASCVRYGQAPIVILLNNHGYSTEREILDGPFNDVYEWQYDKVCDLIGGGRGSRVSTQREFEQSLAAAFADQHQLHLLNVLLSPSDRSPGMVRLARRLGKKLSTDKP; translated from the coding sequence ATGAGCACCCACGCTACGATCGGATCGGCTGTATTGGATCGTCTGCATCGCCTTGGCGTCCGTCATATCTTCGGTATTCCAGGTGACTATGTCTTGTCTCTCTACCAGCTGATCGAAGCCTCGCCGATCAAGCAGATCGGGACGACCAGGGAGGATTCCGCCGGCTTTGCAGCTGACGCCTATGCCAGGATTAACGGTATCGGGGCCCTGTGCGTGACCTATTGTGTGGGCGGATTGAATACCGTCAACGCGATTGCCTGCGCCTATGCGGAACGATCGCCGGTGGTCTTGCTCACCGGTTCTCCCGGGCTCTCGGAACGAACCCGCACACCGTATTTGCATCATATGGTTCGCGATTTCTCCACGCAACGAGAAGTCTTTGAACGGATGACGGTCGCCGCGGTGACGTTGGACGATCCGTTGACCGCCGAGCGAGAGATGGATCAGGCCTTTGCCGCCCTGCTTCGCTACCGTCGTCCCATTTACATCGAAATTCCCAGAGACATGGTTCACTGCCCGCTGACAGGAGGCATGAAGCCGTTCCGCATTGAGGATACGCCGAGTGACCCGGCTGCCCTGGAAGAAGCGATCGGTGAAGTACGACTTATGCTGGCGTCGGCCAAGAAGCCCGCCATGCTCGTCGGTGCGGAAGTCGGACGGTTCGGGCTCCAGGACGATTTGGCTCGTTTGGTAGAACGGCTCAACATTCCCGTCGCCTCGACGTTGCTCGGCAAATCGATTATCCGCGAGGATCATCCGCTCTATGTCGGGGTCTACGGAGGGCTGATCGGCCGAGACGACGTGCAACGGTTCATCAACGATTCCGACTGTCTGTTGATTCTGGGGTCCATTCTGTCTGATGTTGAGGATCTTGATGTCACGTCGCCCTTACTCTCCGAGGGACGAACCATCCACGCCACCGCCGACCGTGTCGCCATCAAGCATCATCGGTATGAATCCATCAAGTTCCAGGACTTCGTCCAGGGCCTGGTAAAATCTCCGCTTCCTTCCTTTTCCCATTTCCAACGATCGCTCCCATCCCAAACCGGCGTAGCATCCTCACCCCCGAACTTGGACGCCCCGGTGACGCTGGAGGGACTCTTCCGGCATTTGGATACGATGCTGACCGAAAAGACGGTCGTCATCGCGGACGTCGGCGAGTCACTCTTTGCAGCGGCTGACCTGCACGTGCGCCATCGATTCGAGTTTCTGTCGCCGGCCTACTACACCTCGATGGGATTCGCCGTTCCCGCTGCCTTAGGAGCCTCCTTCGCCGACCCCAGCCTACGATCTATCGTCCTGGTAGGAGACGGCGCTTTTCAGATGACCGGCACTGAGTTAGCGAGCTGCGTCCGCTACGGGCAGGCTCCGATTGTGATCCTTCTTAACAATCACGGCTATTCAACCGAACGGGAGATCTTGGACGGTCCCTTTAACGATGTATATGAATGGCAATATGACAAGGTGTGCGATCTGATTGGGGGTGGACGGGGCTCGCGGGTAAGCACCCAGAGAGAGTTCGAACAGAGCCTCGCCGCCGCCTTTGCGGACCAACATCAGCTGCATCTCCTCAATGTTCTCTTGAGCCCCAGCGATCGATCGCCCGGCATGGTGCGCTTGGCAAGACGCTTGGGCAAGAAGCTTTCTACTGATAAACCATAG
- a CDS encoding class I SAM-dependent rRNA methyltransferase has protein sequence MRQTAQIRLTASRGSESRHLWIYAGQLGPVVGEPIAGGLIDVLTPDGRFYGRGLYSPASKIRVRLLTFQDEPIDETFWLERIQQAIHLRQRVVAQSNAYRLIYGEGDRLPGLIVDRYDQLLVMQTLSVGMDSRKELLADVLMKELNGAGIYLRNDAKSRSLEGLPLERGFLRGSGPTQVEIQEGDAKFLVDVERGQKTGWFCDQRENRLVAAKLAAGAEVLEVFCHTGAFGIHAALAGAASVESLDISQDTLATARQHAVMNRAETRCTYRQADAFEEMRHLVKAGRRYDLVILDPPAFARSKQALPGALAGYKDINLLGLKLLNPDGFLVTCSCSHPVSEADLWTGIRLAARDARRDIRLIEQRGQSADHPILASMPETRYLKCFIVQAF, from the coding sequence ATGAGGCAGACTGCACAGATTCGTCTCACCGCATCACGTGGGTCAGAGAGTCGGCATCTCTGGATCTATGCCGGCCAGCTGGGACCAGTGGTCGGTGAACCAATAGCCGGCGGCCTGATCGATGTCCTCACCCCAGACGGCCGATTCTATGGTCGCGGCCTCTATAGCCCTGCTTCGAAAATCAGAGTCCGCCTGCTGACGTTCCAGGATGAACCGATCGACGAGACGTTCTGGCTGGAGAGAATTCAACAGGCGATCCACTTACGGCAACGCGTCGTCGCTCAGTCCAATGCGTACCGTTTGATTTATGGAGAAGGGGATCGACTGCCCGGGCTGATCGTTGATCGGTATGATCAGTTGCTGGTCATGCAGACTCTGTCCGTTGGCATGGACTCCAGAAAAGAGCTGTTGGCCGATGTCCTGATGAAGGAATTGAACGGCGCAGGCATCTATCTTCGGAATGATGCCAAGAGTCGGTCACTCGAAGGCTTGCCGCTGGAGCGAGGCTTTCTTCGCGGCAGCGGTCCGACGCAAGTCGAGATTCAGGAAGGGGATGCTAAGTTTCTCGTCGATGTGGAACGGGGGCAAAAGACCGGTTGGTTTTGCGACCAACGGGAGAATCGGCTGGTTGCAGCGAAGTTGGCAGCAGGAGCCGAGGTGTTGGAAGTATTTTGCCATACCGGCGCGTTCGGCATTCATGCCGCCCTTGCTGGAGCGGCCTCTGTGGAGAGTCTCGATATCAGCCAAGACACGCTGGCGACTGCTCGACAACATGCGGTGATGAATAGGGCAGAGACTCGTTGCACTTATCGCCAAGCCGATGCATTCGAGGAAATGCGCCACCTGGTGAAAGCCGGCCGACGCTATGATCTCGTCATCCTCGATCCCCCGGCCTTTGCACGGAGCAAACAGGCCTTGCCGGGCGCCCTAGCTGGATACAAGGACATCAATCTATTGGGGTTAAAATTATTGAATCCGGACGGGTTTCTGGTTACATGTAGTTGTTCTCACCCAGTATCCGAAGCGGATCTCTGGACCGGCATTCGCCTCGCCGCCCGTGATGCAAGGCGAGACATCCGCTTGATCGAACAACGAGGCCAAAGCGCCGACCATCCCATCTTAGCCAGTATGCCGGAGACTCGGTATCTGAAGTGTTTCATCGTGCAGGCGTTTTAA